A region from the Rhinoderma darwinii isolate aRhiDar2 chromosome 2, aRhiDar2.hap1, whole genome shotgun sequence genome encodes:
- the LOC142740368 gene encoding olfactory receptor 4E2-like: MENAFNVSNNLILLGLVEMEGLEYLYCVLSIALYLFILLLSIVIVFVIFTDTKLHEPMYILISNLVLNGIFGSSSFFPKLIVDLITSSKTITHGNCMAQVLCITLFAMYEMSTFTMMAYDRYLAVCHPLHYGTWITNERVINLIIGSLVVSFIALLIAMFLTWKLPLCGNRLNNIFCDNMSLIILSCVDSSISQLYSASVFIVYLCVTIFVTVFSYLQIFSVCLKISGESRQKAVHTLVTHLLNFSIFLIGLLFIFIRYRLGSIKLPVIIHVLLSVTTLAVLPLLNPLIYGVRTHAVNIRITHYLQKMYAWPKWTNIPLHSAPISVISDNQSQ, encoded by the coding sequence ATGGAAAATGCATTTAATGTCAGTAACAATTTGATCCTCCTAGGACTTGTGGAGATGGAAGGACTAGAATATCTGTACTGTGTCCTGTCTATTGCtctatatttattcattttactcTTGAGTATTGTTATTGTTTTTGTCATATTCACAGATACTAAGTTACATGAACCCATGTACATACTCATAAGTAATTTGGTCCTCAATGGAATTTTTGGCAGCTCATCATTTTTCCCAAAGCTGATAGTTGACCTCATCACCTCATCCAAGACCATCACTCATGGTAACTGCATGGCTCAAGTTCTGTGCATTACATTATTTGCTATGTATGAAATGAGCACGTTCACCATGATGGCGTATGATCGATATTTGGCCGTTTGCCACCCTCTGCACTATGGCACCTGGATAACAAATGAGAGAGTTATAAACCTCATCATTGGATCTTTGGTCGTGTCCTTCATAGCTCTCCTCATAGCAATGTTCCTCACTTGGAAACTTCCTCTTTGTGGGAACAGACtaaacaatattttttgtgataATATGTCCCTGATTATTCTCTCCTGTGTGGACTCTTCTATCAGTCAACTCTACTCTGCTTCTGTGTTCATCGTCTACTTGTGTGTCACCATCTTCGTCACAGTCTTCTCCTATCTCCAGATATTTAGTGTCTGCTTGAAGATCTCAGGAGAATCACGCCAGAAAGCCGTCCATACCCTGGTCACACATCTACTCAACTTTTCTATCTTTTTAATTggacttttattcatttttataagGTACAGACTTGGCAGTATTAAGCTCCCTGTTATTATCCACGTTCTTCTCTCTGTGACTACTCTCGCTGTTCTACCATTGTTGAACCCTTTGATctatggggtccggacacatgccGTGAATATAAGAATTACTCATTATTTACAGAAAATGTATGCTTGGCCAAAGTGGACTAATATACCTTTGCATTCTGCACCTATATCTGTCATAAGTGACAATCAGAGCCAATAA